From the Salmo trutta chromosome 30, fSalTru1.1, whole genome shotgun sequence genome, one window contains:
- the LOC115168076 gene encoding IQ motif and SEC7 domain-containing protein 1 isoform X4 has product MRSSRRSFLPRRSNFYIVETETQCAEPPGAHSDGPYSQTTAYLRGTERYSDSSSGPGPPGPRGPPCVAPPSSASLAWALRTRHQPASLALRKQEEEENKRCKPSLSDSYELSTDLQDKKVPWGMGVEMLERKYGGSFVSRRAARTIQTAFRQYRMNKNFERLRSSASESRMTRRIILSNMRLQYSFDDRQPQQQGAGTQTNFTHSVGIGPPHSPDAERTRDYTHLEDSFTKQVKSLAESMDTALTCRSGRDDSQEDFGECVWSSSSNPSSQRGLCERPRGGGGGLSMHGDSTATSYSDVTLYMDDCMPSSPLSLDRAPSSTDTEYWGPGGGVGAREDSRDTEGGGSSNSRRSTPCTECRDYRLRGAHLPLLTIEPPSDSSVDMSDRSDRGSLSRQIYEQEPVGGAGSPQGTLKHSPNTPRSVSTAAAQGQTRAPGRGPPLPTQIPHHVAHHHHHHPHHHQYPDTPSSSSSPQQPPTTPLSSSSSAALPPGGLEQPCLSDGDNDSLNSTTNSNETVNCSSGSSSQDSLREPLPPLGKQTYQRESRHSWDSPPFNNDVVQRRQYRIGLNLFNKKPEKGIQYLIERGFVSDTPVGIARFILERKGLSRQMIGEFLGNRQKQFNKDVLDCVVDEMDFSGMDLDDALRKFQAQIRVQGEAQKVERLIEAFSQRYCVCNPTLVRQFQNPDTIFILAFAIILLNTDMYSPNVKAERKMKIEDFIKNLRGVDNGQDIPRDLLVGIYQRIQKWELRTNDDHVSQVQAVERVIVGKKPVMSLPHRRLVCCCQLYEVPDPNRPQRTGVHQREVFLFNDLLVVTKIFQKKKTSVTYSFRQSFPLVEMQVHMFQNSYYPHGIRLTSAVLGGERKVLIVFMAPSQQDRTRFVSDLKESIAEVQEMEKYRVESELEKQKGVMRTGLLTGLVGGGVVVKGEVANGTLGRPSLDDNYSAGEGLKRSALSSSLRDLSDGGKRGRRNSVGSLDSTMEGSIISSPQPHQRYPVPGVVPGCYPTEDYRPHRPILSPGTGVGGGPGQQHTTAGTGVGGVPSSVERAGVGSGPGGGNTGSFLGSLFGSKRAKPPSPLIPPGPPYPAPVPPPTTGGPPPHSPSSLCQLEGGPSKIQALHAQYCHTAAVQPPPPYYHHHRYHVQAGPPSLPGGGVPPHILQRGPFPCRPPIGPPHAQLQQLAHLSQLSQHGMQGRYSNMAVGCPPPLSPHSQHSQNPQFTLYHTQPTHSIRAGAMPGKPPLTLSHSHPHPHAHSHTHPGHPLSAAPHPAPHPHQSRFIFGTLPHQHQQPSASVNTHHAAPAAQYQPQYPPLSSIPPPPPPLPFTPPFYPPYPSYASLPSPPPAPRAASAGAPGDGSWGDWHRGQLQIQTYQPDQHGGVTSRTWGHRRQRSEGRMEEGGGARDRDRARASRGEQDSSSSNNSASDKKKRNLFRLCYFHLRFPHM; this is encoded by the exons ATGAGATCCAGCAGGAGAAGTTTCCTGCCACGCCGGTCTAATTTCTACAT TGTGGAAACAGAGACCCAGTGTGCGGAGCCTCCCGGGGCCCACTCAGACGGCCCCTACAGCCAGACCACAGCGTACCTGCGTGGCACAGAGCGCTACAGTGACAGCAGCAGTGGTCCTGGTCCTCCAGGCCCTCGGGGGCCTCCGTGTGTGGCCCCTCCCAGCTCGGCTAGCCTTGCCTGGGCACTGCGAACACGCCATCAGCCTGCCAGCCTGGCCCTCCgcaagcaggaggaggaggagaacaagaGGTGCAAGCCCAGTCTCTCTGACAGCTATGAGCTCTCCACAGACCTGCAGGACAAGAAGGTACCCTGGGGTATGGGG GTGGAGATGTTGGAGAGGAAGTATGGTGGCTCCTTTGTGAGCCGCAGAGCAGCCCGGACCATCCAGACAGCCTTCCGCCAGTACCGCATGAACAAGAACTTTGAGCGCCTCCGCAGTTCGGCGTCCGAGAGCCGCATGACGCGACGCATCATCCTGTCCAACATGCGGCTGCAGTACTCGTTTGACGACCGCCAGCCGCAGCAGCAGGGGGCCGGAACGCAGACCAACTTCACACACAGCGTGGGCATCGGCCCTCCTCATTCACCTGACGCAGAAAGGACAAGAGACTACACACACCTGGAGGACTCCTTCACCAAACAG GTGAAGTCCCTGGCTGAGTCCATGGACACCGCCCTGACCTGCCGTAGCGGGCGGGATGACTCCCAGGAGGACtttggagagtgtgtgtggagcaGCAGCAGTAACCCCTCCTCTCAGAGAGGCCTGTGTGAGAGACCccgaggagggggagggggcctCAGCATGCATGGAGACAGCACAGCCACCTCCTACAGTGATGTCACTCTATACATGGACGACTGCATGCCCTCCTCGCCCCTCTCACTGGACCGGGCCCCCAGCAGCACAGACACTGAGTACTGGGGCCCTGGGGGAGGCGTGGGGGCCCGTGAGGACAGCAGGGACACTGAGGGAGGGGGTAGCAGTAACAGCCGTCGCAGCACTCCCTGCACGGAGTGTCGAGACTACCGTCTGAGGGGCGCCCACCTGCCCCTGCTCACCATCGAGCCCCCCAGCGACAGCTCCGTGGACATGAGCGACCGCTCGGACCGTGGCTCCCTCAGCAGACAGATCTACGAGCAGGAGCCAGTGGGAGGAGCGGGCTCTCCTCAGGGGACACTCAAACACTCCCCTAACACTCCCCGCTCTGTCTCCACAGCCGCAGCGCAGGGCCAGACCCGCGCCCCCGGCCGGGGCCCCCCCCTGCCCACTCAAATCCCCCACCACGTGgcacaccaccatcaccaccaccctcaCCACCACCAGTACCCAGACAccccctcgtcctcctcctccccccagcaGCCCCCAACCacccccctgtcctcctcctcctctgctgcgCTGCCCCCTGGTGGCCTAGAGcagccctgtctgtctgatggggACAACGACTCTCTCAACTCCACCACCAACTCCAACGAGACGGTGAACTGCAGCTCCGGCTCCTCGTCTCAGGACAGCCTGAGGGAGCCCCTACCCCCCCTGGGCAAGCAGACCTaccagagagagagtagacacaGCTGGGACTCACCGCCATTCAACAACGACGTGGTACAAAGACGCCAGTACCGCATCGGACTCAACCTATTCAATAA AAAGCCAGAGAAAGGGATCCAGTACCTGATCGAGAGAGGCTTTGTGTCCGACACTCCGGTCGGGATCGCTCGCTTCATCCTGGAGAGGAAGGGCCTTAGCAGACAGATGATCGGAGAATTCCTCGGCAACCGGCAGAAACAGTTCAACAAGGACGTACTGGA ctgtgtggTGGACGAGATGGACTTCTCAGGTATGGACCTGGACGATGCTCTGAGGAAGTTCCAGGCCCAGATCAGAGTTCAAGGAGAAGCCCAGAAAGTAGAGAGGCTCATAGAAGCTTTcag TCAGCGGTACTGTGTGTGTAACCCGACGCTGGTCCGCCAGTTCCAGAACCCAGACACCATCTTCATCCTGGCCTTCGCCATCATCCTCCTCAACACGGATATGTACAGCCCCAACGTCAAGGCAGAGAGGAAGATGAAGATAGAGGACTTCATCAAGAACCTCAGAG GAGTGGACAACGGCCAGGACATTCCCAGGGATCTGTTGGTTGGGATCTACCAGCGCATCCAGAAGTGGGAGCTAAGGACCAACGACGACCACGTGTCCCAAGTGCAGGCGGTAGAGAGAGTCATAGTAGGCAAAAAGCCT gtgatGTCTCTGCCCCACCGCAGGCTGGTATGCTGCTGTCAGCTCTATGAGGTGCCTGACCCCAACCGACCCCAGAGGACAGGAGTTCACCAACGGGAAGTCTTCCTGTTCAACGACCTGCTGGTG GTGACTAAGATTTTCCAGAAGAAGAAGACTTCTGTGACGTACAGTTTCAGACAGTCCTTCCCTCTGGTGGAGATGCAAGTCCACATGTTCCAGAACTCAT ACTACCCCCACGGTATCCGTCTGACCTCAGCAGTGTTGGGTGGAGAGAGGAAGGTCCTTATCGTGTTTATGGCTCCCAGCCAGCAGGACCGCACCCGCTTTGTCAGTGATCTTAAAGAGAGTATCGCTGAGGTGCAGGAGATGGAGAAGTACAGAGTGGAGT CCGAGTTGGAGAAGCAGAAAGGCGTGATGCGGACTGGCCTGCTGACCGGCTTGGTCGGAGGTGGAGTGGTTGTGAAGGGTGAGGTGGCGAACGGCACCCTGGGAAGGCCCAGTCTAGATGACAACTACTCTGCGGGAGAGGGACTCAAACGCTCTGCGCTCAGCTCATCTCTCCGAGACCTATCAGATGGag GTAAACGTGGTCGCAGAAACAGTGTTGGCTCCCTCGACAGTACCATGGAA GGTTCCATCATTAGCAGCCCCCAGCCGCACCAGCGTTACCCGGTTCCGGGTGTGGTCCCGGGCTGCTACCCTACAGAAGACTACCGGCCGCATCGCCCCATCCTGAGCCCCGGaacgggggtggggggtgggccGGGGCAACAACACACCACTGCTGGGACAGGAGTTGGGGGGGTTCCCAGCAGTGTAGAGAGAGCGGGGGTGGGGAGTGGCCCTGGGGGGGGCAATACGGGCTCCTTCCTGGGCTCTCTATTCGGCAGCAAACGCGCCAAGCCGCCAAGTCCCCTTATACCACCGGGGCCACCCTACCCCGCCCCTGTCCCCCCACCCACTACGGGAGGGCCCCCTCCTCACTCCCCATCATCTCTGTGCCAGTTGGAGGGGGGCCCTTCCAAGATCCAGGCCCTGCATGCTCAGTACTGCCACACGGCCGCTGTGCAGCCCCCTCCTccctactaccatcaccatcgcTACCACGTCCAAGCTGGCCCTCCTTCCTTGCCAGGCGGGGGCGTGCCCCCTCATATCCTTCAGAGAGGGCCGTTCCCCTGTCGTCCTCCTATTGGCCCCCCTCACGCCCAGCTCCAGCAGCTGGCCCATCTCTCCCAGCTTTCCCAGCATGGCATGCAGGGTCGCTACAGCAACATGGCGGTGGGCTGTCCTCCCCCCCTTTCTCCTCACTCCCAACATTCCCAGAACCCCCAGTTCACCCTGTaccacacacagcccacacactCTATCAGGGCGGGCGCCATGCCAGGCAAACCTCCTCTGACTTTGTCTCACTCCCACCCGCACCCCCACGCACACTCCCACACCCACCCCGGGCACCCCCTCAGTGCCGCACCGCACCCCGCCCCCCACCCACATCAATCTCGCTTCATCTTCGGCACGCTGCCCCACCAACATCAGCAGCCGTCCGCGTCCGTCAACACCCATCACGCTGCGCCCGCCGCCCAGTATCAGCCCCagtaccctcctctctcttctatcccccctcccccccccccactcccctttacCCCCCCCTTCTACCCCCCTTATCCCTCTTATGCCTCTCTGCCCTCACCCCCCCCAGCACCCCGGGCAGCCTCAGCAGGGGCCCCAGGTGACGGGAGCTGGGGCGACTGGCACAGGGGGCAGCTCCAAATCCAAACCTATCAACCGGATCAGCACGGTGGTGTGACCAGCAGAACGTGGGGCCACAGAAGGCAGAGGTCAGAGGGCAGGATGGAGGAAGGGGGCGGAGCTAGGGACAGGGATAGAGCCAGGGCTAGTAGAGGTGAGCaggacagcagcagcagtaacaacaGCGCCAGTGACAAGAAGAAACGCAACTTATTTCGCCTCTGCTACTTTCACCTCCGCTTCCCACACATGTAG